A genomic window from Salvia splendens isolate huo1 chromosome 11, SspV2, whole genome shotgun sequence includes:
- the LOC121754418 gene encoding secreted RxLR effector protein 161-like: MVQNHGLKIEEGAELTDRGRYQRLVGKLIYLSHTRPDIAYVVSIVSQFMHQPQANHMEAALRIVRYLKGTVGYGIFLAKREDLEVDGYTDADWASNPVDRKSTGGYFTFIGGNLVTWRSKKQKVVALSSAEAEFRGMKSGLMEILWLRRLLTEIGFPPTRKSQLFCDNKAAISISDNPVQHD, translated from the coding sequence ATGGTTCAAAACCATGGGCTGAAAATAGAGGAAGGAGCAGAATTGACAGATAGAGGAAGATATCAACGTCTTGTCGGAAAACTTATCTATCTCTCCCACACGAGACCCGACATAGCATATGTTGTGAGTAttgtgagtcagttcatgcaccaaccTCAGGCTAATCACATGGAGGCCGCCTTGAGAATCGTACGTTACTTGAAAGGCACTGTAGGCTATGGAATATTCCTAGCTAAAAGGGAAGACTTGGAGGTTGATGGATAcacagatgctgactgggcaagcaatccagtgGACAGGAAATCTACAGGAGGCTACTTTACGTTCATCGGGGGAAACTTGGTTACCtggaggagtaagaagcaaaaggttgTAGCTCTATCTAGTGCTGAAGCCGAGTTCCGAGGAATGAAAagtggactcatggaaatcCTATGGCTAAGAAGATTACTCACGGAGATTGGCTTCCCACCTACTCGAAAGAGTCAGCTgttctgtgacaacaaggccGCCATTAGCATCTCAGATAACCCAGTGCAACACGATTGA